The genomic window ACACTGCACTTCTTTCCTGTTTTGCTTTTGTTTTGTTTGAACTGTGTAGTTTATTTTAGGTCTTACAATTGGTGTATTTTCCTTCCAAATGAAGTTCAGTGTAATGCCCTGTCGTCCACATGAAATACCAGTTATGTAAACAGGTGAGCTATGTCCAGAAAGACATCATCACACTGTAATTCTCATGGTTCCAACAGTAACTAAGCAGAGACATAGCATTTGTGCAACATGCCCACCATCCAGAGTTCTAGCTTGTGTATGAACCTGCCAAGTTTATGCCCGCCAGCAAGATTTCTTTCTTGCTGAGGCACCTACCATATTTAGGTGTATTGATGTGTACGAAATTCTGAACATGAAATCGCTGCAACGACAGCCAACTAATTAACAACTTCTCACTTTCATCAGGAAGTGGCAGCTTACATATTGTATTTTTTTTGAATCTGCAGTATTCATATTGTAGTCATTTATCCAACGTTTATCTAAGCTTAAATTCATGCTTTCAAATTTCTCACATTTAAAAGTATAATAATGATGATCAGATGTGTCAAGTCAAAACTATAATTGTTACATTAGGTCATAATTTCTAACCTTTACCTCTATGAAACTTTTATGAGCTGGTTTTCCATGTAAGCAGCTAAGGACATCCAATGGTATAAACATGAATAATTGTTAGTTGTCACAGTTCTTTTTTAGTCAAAAGATAAGTGTGGTATGCTGATTTCTTGCAAAACAAAAagagttttttgtttttgttttaacaAGTCAGTAAGAATAACAACCTAACATAGTTTTATAATGGAATGACGAAATATGCTGCATCAAATATTTGTCCTCTTTTTTAGACATATCCTGCTATTACTATATGCCATTTTTAGTTGATTTCGAACTTGCCCTGTAGAAGCTGTAAAGCCTGCATCGATCTAAAAAGTTATCTTGGTTGATTACATGTGTATTAGTATGTTTGAGGAATTTCATCCTAATTTTGACATCTAGGTTCAGTATCCTGGGTTGGAGCGGCGAATGAAGCTAGACATAATGACTATGTCCCTCTTGTCAAAATATGTCTCTTTGGTATGTTACAGATATCAACTTTGGGCTTTCATTTTATTATGGCAAAGAGAATATTTCCTACTTGGGGCCCTGTATTTGACTGGCTTAGTTTATTCACTTCTGTTTGTACCTAGTGTTAAAGAAGGCCTGGGCTCTGCCTCTGGATACATTTCATCCAGAATTGTAATTCAACAGCTGGGTTTGTTAACGATCAAGATTGTTGTTAAAAAGCAACCTTACTTAAAGTGCTGCTCCGTGTAGCAAAGTTCTTGTAATGGAAGCGAGACTTAACATAGTTTGCACTCCAGTGAAGTCCTTGATTTTCGCCGACTAGCTTTATGCTAGTATTTCATTAACTGTTTCAGAGGGTAGTTGCCACAATTGGATAACTTAAAAGCTCATTGATGAAGAAAGACATGTGCCGCTGCATGTTTTAGGCCTGACATGTTCTGCTGCATGTTATAAGGAGGGATGTATGCATCAGTTTCTTTTGTGGCATCATTGATGAAATAAAAGACAAATATATTCTTCTATTCAAATCAAGTCATTGCTTTTACCTTGTTATCATGCCGTTATTATGCATTAGGCATCATTGAACCGTTGGTGGTTTGCCATAACTGGACAACTTAATAAGGAAATGGTTGAATGATTATTGTTGGCACCATCATTGTGCTCTCCATTATGATTGGATTTAATAATCATGCTTGTCTGTTTTGTTCACGTATTTAGAACAATGTGTTTTCCTTGAAATACTTTATTAGTGTCTCGTTGTTGAAGTCTAAATTTGAGCTTTTTTTTGGCAGATCTTTCCTGATTATAGGTTTGAGAAAATATTACTTGAATTTGAGAGAACCATGTCAATGGAACTGGGTAAGTGCTTGAACATTTCCTCGCTCACAGTTCTGTGGGGGCATTGTTGTAGAACCATCAAATATTGCATTCATTAAAAATAGCTACTGTTGTCTATCCGTTAGTTCTCGATTCTCTCATTGAATCAAAGAACAATAGTCTAGTTTCTCCATAAGTGGGCCTACTTACATAAAAAGGAAAATTTCATGGTATATAACATGAGTTAAAAAAGGAAACATTCATGGTATATAACATGAGTTACCTCGGTTAACTGCATTACAAGTTTCTCCTTTCAATTCTTTAACTGCAGCATGATAGATTAAAAGTTGGAATGTTAAGATGCATCCTCGTCCCTCACCTAGTCCCCACAAGTTTCTCCTTTCAATTCTTTAAATGCAGCATGTTAAGATGACTTTTGGTCATCTGGGACTTTGGAGCTTACAGACATTATAGCACGTGCATTGATGCTTTGCAGATTTTACCCAAGAGGCTAAGAATTCCGAGAGAACTGCAAGCTGCTTCAGGAAAAATGATGTTGTCAAAGTACCTCATGTTTTTTGGGTATCAAGCGTCCAACTGTGATCCTTACTATTTTATTCAATCAACTATAAGTCAAGGAACAAAAAAACAAACCTTACAGAAGTAGACTGTAGTCTGTTGTTGACACAAAGCCCAGCTAGTGTTTAATTAAGCTGGTAGAGCCTCTCTAAGAAGTGTTGCACATCATTAATTTGTTCAATTCTCCACGTTGCATGGTCAAAACATATACTGACTGAACTaaggttgtactccctccgtaaaaaaatATATGAGTGTTTAGATCAAtagagtagtgatctaaacgctcttatatttttatTACGCAGGGAGTATTTGACAGTTGGCAGTCATTCAACCTCATGCTGATAGTTTAGATGCCTCACTTGTGACTTCTTTTATTTGAGTTTGCTGGTGCATAAGATGTTAACTGTTTAGGTTTGTGTATAGCAGTTTGTGACTAGTTGAAGCTGTTGCAGGAACTGACAACCAAGGAGGTCTTGACAATGGAATTTTGTACTGGCCACAAGGTAGATGCTTACTCCTTGGCTAAATCTTACGGGCTGTTTTGGGGCTTAATTTACAAATCGTTGGATACCGTCTATTATTGACAAATAATCCTTGAACTGCATTGAATATactggaaaggaaagggggggtgggGTGGCATCCAAACATAAGAGAGAGGAGAGCATTACCTCTAGTTAATGGAATATCTGAAGTGACTAATAATGAAGTACATTTGCATAACCTCTTGTGTTACTGTTGTGACAGGTTGATGACTTGGACTTCCTAAGGAAAGCCGATATCAGCCCTACAAAGGTTGTCTTAAGACCCATAGCTAAAATGAATGTATTTATTGTCCAAGTAATGTTCTTGCGCACATGCTTTGACAATAACTAGAAGCAAACTTCAGACACACAAACACGCCACCAACAAACAAGTGTTCCCCGATTTCGATAGTTCTCATGTATCATCATTTTCGTTCACTATGCTTTGTATGTCTGTTCTTTGTTCCATGCCTTGCAACGGAAAATGGGGGTGCTCATTTGTATTCTTGTACCTCTGTATAGTTGACACTTCTTATTAGTTACAAAATTAGCTAAAAAGGAATTATAAAAACAAGATTAAATTTCCTAAAGGATGCAAAATAATGCTTCTTCTACTAACATCATCTATTCTGCTTACCCCTTCATGCTCATTTATTTGATGTTGCACATGATATAATTTTTTTCTCACTGACCTGCTATTTTGTATGCGGGTGTTCTCTTACCTCTATATGTACCTTCTTCCAGGTAGCTAAAGCATTAATCGAACTGTTTGGTGAAATGATATTTATACATGGTTTTGTTCATGGTGATCCTCATCCTGGAAACATATTGGTTTCTCCTCGAGGCCAAGGGAGATTTTCATTAGGTGCTCCTTTTGTTTTGTAACATGATATTTTCTGCTTGTCTATATTCATTAATATATCATAATGGCCGGGTTTAGTATATTGTATGCCTCGGAAACATTCTGTTAAGAACCTTATGCTTTAATGTTTCAATTATTACTAGATCCCTATTCAGCTCTTCCTATTTGACAGAATGAGCTTGAATTGTTTTTAATTGGTAAAATGGTGCATACTTTTACAGTTTTGTTGGATCATGGTATTTATAAAGAATTGGACCCAAAGTTTAGACTGGACTACTGTAAGCTGTGGAAAGCATTGATATCGCTGGATGTGCAAAAAATTCTGGAGTTAGGTGAACAGTTTGGTGTCGGGAAATATGCGAAGTACTTTCCTTTAATATTCACTGGAAGGACTATAGACAGGtaaaccttttttcacttccactATAATGCTCAAATATTGTAATGTTCTGCGGACTTCTCTCATTATGGGGTAAAAACCATGACAGAACTCATGTTCGACGTTAATAGGGATAATGCTTATAATACACCAATTTTCTTAAGCAACTGGATGCATACAAGTCCACACTTGAAACTTTGGAAATTATTTCTGATCAGGTGGTTCATACAAAGACATTAAGTCTTTTTTTGTTATGGCAATCAAGAATAGGCAAAACTGTTGGCTTTGTATTTATTTACATCAGCCATGCATTGGCTTCATATTTGCTTAGTACTTCTGCAATGCATTAGCTTGTATTGCTAGACTTCAGCCATGCATTCGTTACATACGCTTAGTACATCAGCCGTGCATTGAGTAAAGCCAGCTTGGTATTTCTCATTtctcaagaaaatgcaaaaaacaTGGCGCCTCATTGTATTCTATAGAGCTAGAAGAAGTTAATGTACAATTCCAAGTGGGTGAGAGAAAACCAGAAAAAACAGTAGCAACTGCTTTCCACCTTTGATAATCCAGTGCATTGCTTTGGATTTGATCCTGAGGAACAAAACCAGCTAGGTGTTTGTTCTATACCGTAAAATTTATTACATATCCATGTTCTGGTTTGCAGCAGTTCTAAAGTTCAGTGATTACCAATGGAATAACTAGTGGGCTAAATAGTAAAGTCTAACCTTTTCCAGGGAGTCGATTTAAGTTCTAGAATCCCGGCCCATTGCTTAAAACATATTGTACTGAGCTCAGTTGTTACAGTTTTTACTTTATGGGCTAGGCACGTGCAATAAGTTACTCTTTATTAAACTGCCTCTCATGTACTCACCAGCAAATCAGCTCTTGGAACACAAATATCTGGTGAAGAGAAGACACGTATAAAGCAGGACTTGAACTCTCTTGGAATGGATGATATATCTTCATTTATGGAATCCTTGCCGCCTGATTTTCTGGTCATACTTCGAACAGAGTAAGGCAAATCTTTGTAGAGAGCATAACCTTGTTACTATTTTCTCACTCATTATTGTGTTCATAATGCTATTTGTGATCTCAATTCAGTGGACTATTGAGGTCCATTTTAGGGAATCTAGGGGCGCCACGTCATGTTCGACTTCTTGCTTATGCAAAGTGTGCCATATACGGCCATGAGGAACAGTCCAGATTGGGGTCCGGTATGTCTCAATCAACTTTGTATGCTTGTCAAAACTGGTTGAGCCCTTTTTTTTAGAGAAAACTGGTTGAGCCCTTGGCTCTTGCCAACATCCTAgttgtcttttttcttttttttcttctttttttgcggggacaTCCTAGTTAGTCCGATATTCTAATTTCTCTAATATAGGTGCAATCAACCGTTTAATGTTGCAAATCAAAACAAGCATTAGCTATCTCCATCTGAGGATACTCATTGGTAATTTACAACACCACTGCCCCACCCTACATCCACCTGATGTCACCAGTTTGCCTAGTGCATGCTAATCTGCTCTGACCTAGAAAATCATTTTTTTTTTAGAATTAGCGAGGTTGTTGGTGCAATTTAATGACTACAAGCATAAGGCCAAGGACAAATTGAGTTGGATGCTCCAGAAGATAAGTAGAGAGGTTTTGGGATGGTACAAAGCTCTGATGTGAATGTGATGTCCTGCAGCTCCTGCAGCTGGTGAAGTTTGGCAAATGGGGCTCCAGGAAGGAGGTCATGCACGTCTCAAGGGAACTTGCAGCTGGATTCAGCAAATTGTACAGTTAGATGGTTGGACGCTGGTGCTACTAAGTTTGTGTTGACATGAGTGtcaaaaaaacatcttacattatgggactgagggagtagTTCATAGTAATCTGCTAGGAATTTAGATACTTATTAGGAGTAGTACTCTGTGACACACTATTAAGAGAAAATTCACATGTTCGTGCAGTCTAGATATTGTGTATGAGAGTGACTGGGAGTGGCAAGTATCGTGTCAGTGATTAATGTTGCCTCATTTTTCTTATTCATTAAGGCGCATTTCTCTCATGCCAAAATTGCAGATTaccttctttttttttttgaaagacctTCTCTTATTTATTATTTTGTTATTCGCAAGGCTTTTGTTGAAACAAGTGTAATTTGAACATGGGTTGAGCCCATAAGCCACAACTCCACTCAACCGAGAGGATGTTCCTTCATAGCTACGTTTTATAGCTCTCGGGTCTTCAATTTGAGATTTGGCTCACGATTTGACTTGGTCAATGGGCTGTGCTTTACTCCCTCCGTCTGGTGGAGAGTGTATGCTTGGGtttaaaatttgtccacaaaagagtgtacttctatcttttTAATGCACTTTAAAATATTttctctcatcacacggtaatcaagactaATAGCATTCTATACATagtcttcttaatttctacatgcacttagctcattgagGGTTGAGTAATTAAAGAGGCAAGAGATGATGGCTTACAGCTTTCCAATATATTTTTTACTCCACTTCATAATTTATCCTAAAAAACTCAGAGAGCCTGCAACAATCCGGAGTCTATTTTGCTCATTTTCCCATTGGTCACACGATGTTGACCACGTCTCGCACGCCTTGGCCTGTCTTCATTCGTGTCATGTGTTTTCCTCGCATCGCGGCTCTAAGAGCAACTCTAATCGGACGACTCATTTCGTTCTTTCATGTCCGTTTGGTCGCAGCGGACATAAACGAGGGACCAACGCAGCGACCCAAACCCAAAATGTGTTCGCTTCATGTTCGAGCAGACGCATTTCAGGCCCAAACGCAGACATGAAGCGAACGCGTTGCGGGTCCCCTCGATGTACGCCGCGGCCCTACTTGTCGACCGGCCAACTACCGCATGCGGTCGTAATTAACTTGGCCACCTACCGAGGGGCCGCCTGGCAGTGTGTGGAAGGTTCGCGTGTTCGTCCTTTTTAATGGAACCGTGCGGCAaggccgtgaaggaaatatgccctagaggcaataataaagttgttatttatattttcttatatcatgataaatgcttattattcatgctagaattgtattaatcggaaacttgatacatgtgtgaatgcatagataaaacaaagtgtccctagtatgcctctactagactagcttgttaatcaaagatgattaagtttcctgaccatatacatgtattgtcatttgatgacgggatcacatcattagagaatgatgtgatggacaagacccatacgttagcttagcacgatgatcgtttagtttgttgctattgctttcttcatgacttatacatgttcctatgactatgagattatgcaacttccgaataccagaggaacacttagtgtgctatcaaacgtcacaacgtaactgggtgattataaagatgctctacaggtgtctgtgatggtgtttgttgagttggcatagatcgagattaggatttatcactccgattgtcggagaggtatctctgggccctcttggtagtgcacattactataagccttgcaagcaatgtgactaatgagtttgttacgagatgatgcaatacggaacgagtaaagagacttgccggtaacgagattgaactaggtatgatgataccgacgatcgaatctcgggcaagtaacataccgatgacaaagggaacaacgtatgttgttatgcggtttgaccgataaagatcttcgtagaatatgtaggaaccaatatgagcatccaggttccgctattggttattgaccggagatgagtctcggtcatgtctacatagttctcgaacctgtagggtccgcacgcttaacgttcgatgacgatatgtattatgagttttgtgatttgatgtaccgaaggttgtttgaagtcccagatgtgatcatggatatgacgaggagtctcgaaatggtcgagacatgaagattgatatattggaaggttatgtttggacaccagaaaggttttaGATGAATTCGGGCATTCTTCAgagtaccgggggattaccggaattccccggggagttaatgggccttcatgggccatggtggaagagaggaggaggcagccaagtggtggggcgcgccccccaagcccaatctgaattggggaggccccccctttccttctctccctcttgccttccttccccctcctagttggactacgaagaaggggaaacctactcctagtaggagtaggaatccccccttggggcgcgccctaggaggccggccctcccccctccactcctttatatacgggggagggggcaccccatagacacacaagttgattttagccgtgtgcggtgcc from Triticum aestivum cultivar Chinese Spring chromosome 3B, IWGSC CS RefSeq v2.1, whole genome shotgun sequence includes these protein-coding regions:
- the LOC123069221 gene encoding aarF domain-containing protein kinase 1 isoform X5, whose product is MLRRRRAPLLLAAAAGAALAATSATSPSADGLGVASTLHGVARSSRAIYTIGFVTMDYKYSLRGLLPGSADYRGKLSEVHLRSAKKLLRLCEANRGFYVKAGQFVSSLRQVPKEYISTLSCLQDQATPCKYQDIKIVIEQNLGKDLHGIFLEFDEHPIAAASIAQVHRGRLNNNQEVAVKVQYPGLERRMKLDIMTMSLLSKYVSLIFPDYRFEKILLEFERTMSMELDFTQEAKNSERTASCFRKNDVVKVPHVFWELTTKEVLTMEFCTGHKVDDLDFLRKADISPTKVAKALIELFGEMIFIHGFVHGDPHPGNILVSPRGQGRFSLVLLDHGIYKELDPKFRLDYCKLWKALISLDVQKILELGEQFGVGKYAKYFPLIFTGRTIDSKSALGTQISGEEKTRIKQDLNSLGMDDISSFMESLPPDFLVILRTEMLFVISIQWTIEVHFRESRGATSCSTSCLCKVCHIRP
- the LOC123069221 gene encoding aarF domain-containing protein kinase 1 isoform X2, with protein sequence MLRRRRAPLLLAAAAGAALAATSATSPSADGLGVASTLHGVARSSRAIYTIGFVTMDYKYSLRGLLPGSADYRGKLSEVHLRSAKKLLRLCEANRGFYVKAGQFVSSLRQVPKEYISTLSCLQDQATPCKYQDIKIVIEQNLGKDLHGIFLEFDEHPIAAASIAQVHRGRLNNNQEVAVKYPGLERRMKLDIMTMSLLSKYVSLIFPDYRFEKILLEFERTMSMELDFTQEAKNSERTASCFRKNDVVKVPHVFWELTTKEVLTMEFCTGHKVDDLDFLRKADISPTKVAKALIELFGEMIFIHGFVHGDPHPGNILVSPRGQGRFSLVLLDHGIYKELDPKFRLDYCKLWKALISLDVQKILELGEQFGVGKYAKYFPLIFTGRTIDSKSALGTQISGEEKTRIKQDLNSLGMDDISSFMESLPPDFLVILRTDGLLRSILGNLGAPRHVRLLAYAKCAIYGHEEQSRLGSGAINRLMLQIKTSISYLHLRILIELARLLVQFNDYKHKAKDKLSWMLQKISREVLGWYKALM
- the LOC123069221 gene encoding aarF domain-containing protein kinase 1 isoform X4 → MLRRRRAPLLLAAAAGAALAATSATSPSADGLGVASTLHGVARSSRAIYTIGFVTMDYKYSLRGLLPGSADYRGKLSEVHLRSAKKLLRLCEANRGFYVKAGQFVSSLRQVPKEYISTLSCLQDQATPCKYQDIKIVIEQNLGKDLHGIFLEFDEHPIAAASIAQVHRGRLNNNQEVAVKVQYPGLERRMKLDIMTMSLLSKYVSLIFPDYRFEKILLEFERTMSMELDFTQEAKNSERTASCFRKNDVVKVPHVFWELTTKEVLTMEFCTGHKVDDLDFLRKADISPTKVAKALIELFGEMIFIHGFVHGDPHPGNILVSPRGQGRFSLVLLDHGIYKELDPKFRLDYCKLWKALISLDVQKILELGEQFGVGKYAKYFPLIFTGRTIDSKSALGTQISGEEKTRIKQDLNSLGMDDISSFMESLPPDFLVILRTDGLLRSILGNLGAPRHVRLLAYAKCAIYGHEEQSRLGSELARLLVQFNDYKHKAKDKLSWMLQKISREVLGWYKALM
- the LOC123069221 gene encoding aarF domain-containing protein kinase 1 isoform X1; protein product: MLRRRRAPLLLAAAAGAALAATSATSPSADGLGVASTLHGVARSSRAIYTIGFVTMDYKYSLRGLLPGSADYRGKLSEVHLRSAKKLLRLCEANRGFYVKAGQFVSSLRQVPKEYISTLSCLQDQATPCKYQDIKIVIEQNLGKDLHGIFLEFDEHPIAAASIAQVHRGRLNNNQEVAVKVQYPGLERRMKLDIMTMSLLSKYVSLIFPDYRFEKILLEFERTMSMELDFTQEAKNSERTASCFRKNDVVKVPHVFWELTTKEVLTMEFCTGHKVDDLDFLRKADISPTKVAKALIELFGEMIFIHGFVHGDPHPGNILVSPRGQGRFSLVLLDHGIYKELDPKFRLDYCKLWKALISLDVQKILELGEQFGVGKYAKYFPLIFTGRTIDSKSALGTQISGEEKTRIKQDLNSLGMDDISSFMESLPPDFLVILRTDGLLRSILGNLGAPRHVRLLAYAKCAIYGHEEQSRLGSGAINRLMLQIKTSISYLHLRILIELARLLVQFNDYKHKAKDKLSWMLQKISREVLGWYKALM
- the LOC123069221 gene encoding aarF domain-containing protein kinase 1 isoform X3, with product MLRRRRAPLLLAAAAGAALAATSATSPSADGLGVASTLHGVARSSRAIYTIGFVTMDYKYSLRGLLPGSADYRGKLSEVHLRSAKKLLRLCEANRGFYVKAGQFVSSLRQVPKEYISTLSCLQDQATPCKYQDIKIVIEQNLGKDLHGIFLEFDEHPIAAASIAQVHRGRLNNNQEVAVKVQYPGLERRMKLDIMTMSLLSKYVSLIFPDYRFEKILLEFERTMSMELDFTQEAKNSERTASCFRKNDVVKVPHVFWELTTKEVLTMEFCTGHKVDDLDFLRKADISPTKVAKALIELFGEMIFIHGFVHGDPHPGNILVSPRGQGRFSLVLLDHGIYKELDPKFRLDYCKLWKALISLDVQKILELGEQFGVGKYAKYFPLIFTGRTIDSKSALGTQISGEEKTRIKQDLNSLGMDDISSFMESLPPDFLVILRTDGLLRSILGNLGAPRHVRLLAYAKCAIYGHEEQSRLGSAPAAGEVWQMGLQEGGHARLKGTCSWIQQIVQLDGWTLVLLSLC